The following are encoded in a window of Penaeus monodon isolate SGIC_2016 chromosome 9, NSTDA_Pmon_1, whole genome shotgun sequence genomic DNA:
- the LOC119576549 gene encoding uncharacterized protein LOC119576549, whose translation MNTRRPPPTACILAVALAWGLRGGAPAAAGEPLALSLRAAPNDTVFLLEGKDIDDASVNLTVLGISRCDCRLACLEHDWCLAVAVSDDGGEKLQCRLSDRVPEAHRLVDMNNTTFIYWEASLPSFDVRGREADSLFYIEAKELQDIVAAREMCQSVPGFRLGVYKTETQLQLLVDMAKEASVGMFTDLRRTIGLWRYGDDFTPANRTLISAVLSLNSLFDGLNDGFVAAFMSQDGYYGINDTGENMRVICQANP comes from the exons ATGAATACTCGCCGTCCTCCCCCCACCGCCTGTATCCTGGCGGTGGCACTGGCGTGGGGCCTCCGAGGCGGGGCGCCCGCAGCAGCCGGGGAGCCTCTAGCGTTGTCCTTGAGGGCGGCGCCGAATGACACCGTGTTCTTGTTGGAGGGAAAGGACATCGACGATGCGAGTGTGAACCTGACTGTCCTCGGGATCAGCCGAT GCGATTGTCGACTGGCTTGCCTCGAGCACGACTGGTGCCTGGCCGTGGCCGTGTCTGATGACGGCGGTGAGAAGCTGCAGTGCCGCCTGTCGGATCGCGTTCCGGAGGCGCACCGCCTCGTGGACATGAACAATACGACTTTCATCTACTGGGAAG CCTCGCTGCCTTCCTTCGACGTCCGGGGCCGAGAGGCGGACAGCCTGTTCTACATCGAAGCCAAGGAGCTCCAGGATATCGTGGCCGCGAGGGAGATGTGCCAGAGTGTCCCGGGATTCCGTCTGGGGGTGTACAAGACAGAAACGCAGCTGCAGCTCCTGGTGGACATGGCGAAGGAAG CTTCTGTCGGAATGTTTACGGACCTGAGGAGGACCATCGGACTATGGCGCTACGGGGATGACTTCACTCCAGCGAATCGCACCCTCATCAGCGCCGTTCTTAGCCTGAACAGTCTCTTCGATGGGCTGAATGACGGCTTCGTCGCCGCCTTTATGTCCCAGGACGGTTACTACGGGATCAACGATACTGGCGAGAACATGAGAGTTATCTGTCAGGCAAatccttaa